In Athene noctua chromosome 7, bAthNoc1.hap1.1, whole genome shotgun sequence, the following proteins share a genomic window:
- the LOC141962629 gene encoding uncharacterized protein LOC141962629 has translation MLPVPELLSGVWLPPCPAPRVGPPLPRPAPATHRSFLKRGRGLRGGGRARVCVQNAPSLGTGRPASRGRARGRRAGSLPGPSLPAVIAARRRRMRAGRLPRRRFRCAVGRGAAAMVPAGPSGGPGRRAGGGGRGLAFGAEAERPHGCEQCGKAFAQAGALAKHRRVHTGEKPYRCPVCAKAFALSSGLVLHKRTHTGERPHACPLCGKAFISSSHLALHLRSHTGERKYQCPVCGKLFLQSSHLVRHKAIHTGERPFKCEDCGKLFGRASHLATHRRMHTGERPFKCLQCEKAFTQKAGLVLHVRLHTGERPYKCDKCGKKFRSSAHLVSHQLLESGERNFKCSTCGKAFKQASSLKQHLKTHEAREPQRCSVCSRAFSRSSYLQLHMRTHGGERPYHCLVCNRTYAKISTFEKHCKKHQQDEERPDARHRPVTTRAKALTEKKKQEQKQQHRDSLEQPHQADPKQQQAERL, from the coding sequence ATGCTTCCAGTGCCCGAACTGCTCTCCGGGGTCTGGTTGCCTCCCTGCCCCGCCCCACGCGTGGGCCCTCCTCTCCCACGGCCGGCGCCTGCCACACACCGGAGCTTTCTAAAGCGGGGCCGAGGACTTCGGGGAGGTGGGCGGGCGCGCGTGTGCGTGCAGAACGCCCCTTCCCTCGGCACCGGGCGCCCCGCTTCCCGCGGCAGGGCCCGAGGCAGGAGGGCGGGCAGCCTGCCGGGCCCTTCGCTTCCGGCCGTCATAGCCGCGCGCCGGCGGCGCATGCGCGCGGGGCGGCTCCCGCGCCGCCGCTTCCGGTGTGCCgtggggcgcggggccgccgccatgGTGCCGGCGGGGCCgtcgggcgggccgggccgccgggcgggggggggcgggcggggcttGGCGTTCGGCGCCGAGGCGGAGCGGCCCCACGGGTGCGAGCAGTGCGGGAAGGCCTTCGCGCAGGCCGGCGCCCTGGCCAAGCACCGCCGGGTCCACACCGGGGAGAAGCCCTACCGCTGCCCCGTCTGCGCCAAGGCCTTCGCCCTCTCCTCGGGGCTGGTCCTGCACAAGCGCACCCACACCGGGGAGCGGCCCCACGCCTGCCCGCTCTGCGGCAAGGCCTTCATCTCCTCGTCGCACCTCGCCCTCCACCTCCGCTCCCACACAGGTGAGCGCAAGTACCAGTGCCCCGTCTGCGGGAAGCTCTTCCTCCAGTCCTCGCATCTGGTGCGCCACAAGGCCATCCACACCGGCGAGAGGCCCTTCAAGTGTGAGGACTGCGGCAAGCTCTTCGGGCGCGCTTCGCACCTCGCCACTCACCGCCGCATGCACACGGGCGAGAGGCCTTTCAAGTGCCTGCAGTGCGAGAAGGCCTTCACGCAGAAGGCCGGGCTGGTCCTCCACGTCCGCCTGCACACCGGGGAACGGCCCTACAAGTGCGACAAGTGCGGGAAGAAGTTCCGCTCCTCCGCCCACCTCGTGTCGCACCAGCTTCTTGAGTCGGGCGAGAGGAACTTCAAGTGTTCCACCTGTGGGAAGGCCTTCAAGCAGGCGTCGTCCCTCAAGCAGCACCTGAAGACCCATGAGGCACGCGAGCCTCAACGCTGCTCGGTCTGCAGCCGAGCCTTTTCCAGGTCATCTTACCTCCAGCTTCACATGAGAACACACGGTGGGGAGCGGCCGTACCACTGCTTGGTTTGCAACCGGACATATGCCAAAATTTCTACCTTTGAAAAACATTGCAAAAAGCACCAGCAGGATGAAGAGAGGCCTGATGCTAGACACAGGCCAGTGACCACCAGAGCAAAAGCactgactgaaaagaaaaagcaggagcagaagcagcaacACCGAGATAGTCTCGAGCAACCTCACCAGGCTGacccaaagcagcagcaggcagaaaggCTGTAG